The sequence CGCTGCAGCGATTGCCTTTAACAGCGCTGTCACACCACATGCTGTAGAACTCGGCTACACTCATGTAAATCTTGGTATGGCAGCAGCGATTGCAGGTGCAATCGGTCGCACAGCTTCACCAATTGCAGGCGTAACCATTGTTTGTGCAGGACTTGCGATGGTAAACCCAGTAGAAATGGTAAAACGTACCGCACCAGGTATGATACTTGCTGTTTTATTCTTAGCATTATTTATGTTGTAAAAATAGTAAAAAATTGACCGCACTTTTTTTTAAGTGCGGTCTGTTTTTATAGACTTTTAAAGGAAGAAAAAAATGAACTTAGATTTAAATCAACTTGTTAAATGGCGTCGTGAATTTCATCGTTTTCCAGAAATTGGCTGGAGTGAATTTTGGACAACTTCTCGCATTGCGGATTACTTGGAAGACTTAGGTTGTTTTGAAATTTTTCTTGGCAAACAAATTATAAATCCAGACTTTGTTCGTGGACGAAAACAAACTGTAGTAGATAAAGGCTTAGCTAATGCAAAAACCTATGGAGCCAATGAAAAATGGCTCGAAAAAATGGAAGGATATACTGGTTGTGTGGCATTATTTGATTCAGGTAAACCAGGGAAAACTATTGCATTACGTTTTGACATAGACTGTGTGAATGTAACGGAAACTCGCTCACAAGAGCATATTCCAAATAAAGAAGGTTTTGCCTCAATTAACGATGGTTTTATGCATGCTTGTGGACATGATTCACACATTACAATAGGTTTAGGCGTAGCATTATGGATCGCTCAGAACAAAGATAAACTCACTGGAAAAGTAAAAATTGTATTTCAACCAGCAGAAGAAGGTGTTCGAGGTGCAGCAGCCATTGCACAAAGTGGCATAATTGATGATGCAGATTATTTTGCTTCTTCACATATTAGTTTTTGTGCGAATACAGGCACTGTTATTGCTAATCCAAGAAATTTTCTTTCCACTACAAAAATTGATATTCGCTACAAAGGTAAACCTGCACATGCAGGTGCTGCG comes from Haemophilus haemolyticus and encodes:
- a CDS encoding M20 family metallo-hydrolase; protein product: MNLDLNQLVKWRREFHRFPEIGWSEFWTTSRIADYLEDLGCFEIFLGKQIINPDFVRGRKQTVVDKGLANAKTYGANEKWLEKMEGYTGCVALFDSGKPGKTIALRFDIDCVNVTETRSQEHIPNKEGFASINDGFMHACGHDSHITIGLGVALWIAQNKDKLTGKVKIVFQPAEEGVRGAAAIAQSGIIDDADYFASSHISFCANTGTVIANPRNFLSTTKIDIRYKGKPAHAGAAPHLGRNALLAAAHTVTQLHGIARHGEGMTRINVGVLKAGEGRNVIPSSAELQLEVRGENKAINEYMTEQVMQIAKGISISFDVAYETEIVGEAVDMNNDVELIKLIEEISLEQPQINNVNSDYAFNASEDATILGRRVQEHGGKAIYFILGADRTAGHHEAEFDFDENQLLTGVNIYTSLVQRLLA